ACACCACTCAGTCCGAGCCCCACTAGTTTGCCAAACGCTGATGACGCCCCCAGCGGCTTGCTGATCATAATGAGCGCCAGCACGTTTACCAGTCCGAAGAAGACACCGGCTGCGTAGGGCGACCAGGTTTTCTTGCGCATCTGTTCAATTATCCAGTCCATAATGTCCTCCTACATCTTCCGGGCGAGCGTCAAGAGCACGTCCAGCTCGCTGTCGTTGAGCGTCTGCATTCTCTTCAGCAATTCCATGTCGACTCTTCCCAGCGATTTGATAAGCTTCTCCGATTCGCCATTCTGGCTGGTGATGGAAATAAGCGCATCAATTACCAGAGGATCGGCATCCTGTAGCTGATAGAAGAGTTGCCTGAGATTCGGACGCCGCTCCAGCACTGCGATCAATTCGTCTCTGGACTCGTCCGATGAGAGTGTTTGCGATTCGTCGTCAGCATCGGACGTTTCATCGGCAATCTTCTTCACCTTCGCTTTGATCTCATCCCGGTTGAATCCCCAGTACATGCCAAGGAAGACGATACTCAGTCCAATAATCAGAACGATGAGGATTGCGTTTCCGGTATTGATAGGATGCTCGTCGGGGTCTTCGTTTAACAGTTCGTTGAAGTCGACCACTTCTCCGCCGCTGGGCACCGAAACCGAAGTGACCGGTTCGGATTTAGCAATATTCGTCGATTCACCAGAAGACTTCTCTTCGGCGGGTGCATCCGTGGCGACATCGTTGGAAGCAGTCTGTTCTGCACCGCCACCGGATTCGTCAATCTCCACGTTCAGAATCTCTGCGTAGGTCTGCGCCCGATCGTTGTAATCATCCGGATGGCAGGAACTACAGGTATTGCCCGGTGTCTTCACCGGAATCATATTAATGCCCTCGTGGGCTTCCGCCTGCACCTTGGATGCCGTATTGCCGCCGTGGCAGAACTCACAGAAATCGCCGAAGGAGTGATCCTTGTGCCAGTCCCCCTTTGTCATCACCGGCATGGCTCGCTTTACCTCGTGACAGGTCTTGCACGAGGAGAGGGACGCGCCGCACTGGGCGTAGACGGAGGACATGCTGCCGAAAAAGAGCAGCAGAAACATCCCGATCCACCATAGTTTGCCTTTCATAGGTTCTCCTTAACTCTCAAATGATTGAAATGTCATCGGTTCTGTATCTATATGGTAAAGCGACTTGATCTGGTCGCATTCGATGTGCATCTGGTAGACGGGACAGTTGTAGCAGTCCTGATTTTCACAGACTTCCGGCTTGCCCTCCAGCGCCCAGCATGGGGCTTTTGAGGTTGTATACGCCGGACAACCGGGATGCTCCTCCAGCGAGCAGTCGGGATAATACTTCCAGCACGGGATCATGGACATCATCCGCCGGACGCCCTCGATATTGAGC
The DNA window shown above is from Candidatus Neomarinimicrobiota bacterium and carries:
- a CDS encoding MerR family transcriptional regulator, yielding MQSANSKFIYPIGVVAKRLNISVETIRLYEREELLLINKMPSGHRRFSEKDVERLLCVRDMITEKGLNIEGVRRMMSMIPCWKYYPDCSLEEHPGCPAYTTSKAPCWALEGKPEVCENQDCYNCPVYQMHIECDQIKSLYHIDTEPMTFQSFES